The genomic segment CGTGGCCATCACCCGTTGGCCGAAGGTCACCAAACCCAACACGATGCCGACCGCGCCCAGCAACAGCACCCATGACGGCACCATGGAACTGGCGGCAATGCTGCCGCTCTCGACGATGCCGACCACGGCGGCGACCGGGCCGACGGCGTTGGCCACATCGTTGGAGCCGTGGGCAAAGGCCATTGCGCAGGCGGTGATGATCATCAGCAGGGTGAACACCCGCTCGACGTTGGCGAACTGGAATTTATGGTCGGCCGCCGGGTCAAGTTTCAGGCGGCGAATGAAGAATCCCCCACCCACGGCCACCAGCGCGGCCACCAGCGCCGACAGAATGTAGGCCTGTACGTCGCTCAGCCCCAGTCCGACGTGGCTGAGCCCCTTGGTGAAGGTCACCGCTGCGGTGATGAACACCGTCAGGAAGATGTAGCCGGGCACATAGCGCAATGCATTTTTCAGCGGCGTTTCGGTGTTGAGAATCAGCGCCTGCACGCTCATGAACAGGCCATAGGCGATGCTGCCGGCAAGCACTGGCGAGATCACCCAGCTGATCATGATGGTGCCAATGCGTGACCAGTGGACCGCGTCCATACCGATGCCGACCGCGCCGAATCCGACAATGGCGCCGACGATGGAATGCGTCGTGGACACCGGCCAGCCCTTGATCGAGGCGACCAACAGCCAGGTCCCGGCTGCCAGCAGGGATCCGAGCATCCCGAACACCAGAATCTCGGGTGTGTCGGCAATTGACGCCGTGTCGAGCATGCCGTTACGGATGGTGGCGGTAACTTCACCGCCGGCCAGATAGGCACCGGCAAACTCGAAGA from the Polycyclovorans algicola TG408 genome contains:
- a CDS encoding inorganic phosphate transporter → MDYGFLFIALACVFGLFMAWGVGANDVANAMSTSVGSRAITVKQAIIIAAIFEFAGAYLAGGEVTATIRNGMLDTASIADTPEILVFGMLGSLLAAGTWLLVASIKGWPVSTTHSIVGAIVGFGAVGIGMDAVHWSRIGTIMISWVISPVLAGSIAYGLFMSVQALILNTETPLKNALRYVPGYIFLTVFITAAVTFTKGLSHVGLGLSDVQAYILSALVAALVAVGGGFFIRRLKLDPAADHKFQFANVERVFTLLMIITACAMAFAHGSNDVANAVGPVAAVVGIVESGSIAASSMVPSWVLLLGAVGIVLGLVTFGQRVMATVGTRITDLTPSRGFAATLAAAGTVVVASGTGLPISTTHTLVGAVLGVGLARGIGALNMSVIRSIFASWIITLPAGAILSVIFFYVLRALLS